The Streptomyces sp. 135 sequence CCGTATGCCCCCCTTAGTGGCGACGCGCATCGTGCTGGAAGACCCACGTCCGGTAGACCAGGAAGCGGAACGCCGAGGCCAGGACGATCGACAGCGCCTTGGCGATGTTCGAGCCGATCGGTCCGCTCATGTCCGCGCCGTGGTACGCCGCGTAGAACAGGACGCTCTCCATCGCGACGCCGATCCCGCTGAAGACGAAGAAGAGGGCGATCTGCCGCTTGGTGCGCGAGGCGCGGTCGCGGTAGGCGAAGAAGCGGAAGCCGAGGTAGTTGGTGCCCATGGCCACGCAGCTGGCCAGGACCGTCGCCGTCATCGGAGGCGAACCGAAGCCGTGCAGGAGGAGGTTGAAGACGAGGAGGTTGACGGCGACCCCGCTGCCGCCGACCACACCGAACTTCACCAGCTCCAGGGCCAGCCTGCGCAGCCGCGCGAGGTCGAGGCGGGCGCGGCGGGCGGCGACGCCGGCAGGGCGGGCGGGGCGGCGGGCGGCGCCTCCTGGAGCGTGGGCGCCGTCATCCGCGCGCCCCCGAGCCGCGCGCGGACGCTCTCGCGTCGAGCCGCAGCTTCCACGGCATGACGATCGACTCCAGCTGCACCATCAGGTTCATCTTCGACTCGCCGACCGTGCGGTCCTCGAAGTGGATCGGCACCTCCATGACACCGAAGCCGCGGCGCAGCGCGCGGTACTTCATCTCGACCTGGAAGCTGTAGCCCGCGCTGTCCACGGAGGCCAGGTCGATGGCGCGCAGGGCGTCCGCGCGCCAGAGGTTGAAGCCGCCGGTGATGTCGCGGACGCGGGTGCCGAGGATGGTGCCCGCGTAGGCGTTGGCCCAGCGGGAGAGCAGCTTGCGGTGGGCGCCCCAGGCGTCCGAGAGCGTGCCGCCCTGGACGTACCGGCTGCCCATGACGACCCCCGCGTCGGTGGCGAGGGCGACCCCGAGCAGCTCGGCGACCTTGGCCACGGGGTGGCTGCCGTCCGCGTCCATCTGGAGTACGTAGTGCGCGCCCTCGGCGACGGCCCGCGCCATGCCCGCGGCGTAGGCCCGGCCGAGGCCGTCCTTCTCCGTGCGGTGCAGGACGCTCATGCGGGCGCTGCCGTACCGCTCGGCGAAGCGCTCGGCGATCTCACCGGTGCCGTCCGGGCTGGAGTCGTCGACGACGAGGAGGCGCAGGCCGGTCAGCGGGAGCGCCATCAGGGCCTCGGCCATGCCGGGCAGGTTCCCCGCCTCGTTGTACGTCGGCATGACGACGGTCAACGGAGTGGCGGCCCAGGCTTCGGGCAGCCGTGCGGCGAGGTCCTGGGAGAGGTTCTCGGGGGTGTTCACGGTCATGGCTGGAGCCCTTCGGTGGTCCGCGGTCGATGGGTGGTCCGGTTACCTGCGCTGTGGATCTCGTACCTCCGTCAGACAATCTCACCCACCTTAGACCAAATGCCCGAATTGGAATGGTATGGCGAATCTCATCACCCATTCCGCGCCACGGAGGCAACCAATCAGGCCACGGAGAACTCGGCCCGGGGTGGCCCCTGCGGCCCCTACCCCCACGAGAGCCGATCGGCGACACGGGCTCCGCCACCGAAGACGCCGGGAAGCGCGGCCACGTTGCCCGGCGGCGCGACCGCGCCACCGCGCGATACGCTCGCCCATCACACCGGCCGGGCCAGGGGGGCAGGCCAGGGGGCAGAGGGGGGCGGCACATGCGGGGCGCGGTTCCGAGGCCACTCGCGGTTCCGAAGCCGCTGCGGGACGACGACCCGCGGGACGTGTCCGGGTATCCACTGCTCGCGCGGATCGGCCAGGGCGGCATGGGCACCGTCTACCTCTCCCGCACCCGCGGCGGCCAGCCCGTCGCGCTGAAGCTGATCCGCGCCGAGTACACCCGAGAACCGCAGGG is a genomic window containing:
- a CDS encoding polyprenol monophosphomannose synthase — translated: MTVNTPENLSQDLAARLPEAWAATPLTVVMPTYNEAGNLPGMAEALMALPLTGLRLLVVDDSSPDGTGEIAERFAERYGSARMSVLHRTEKDGLGRAYAAGMARAVAEGAHYVLQMDADGSHPVAKVAELLGVALATDAGVVMGSRYVQGGTLSDAWGAHRKLLSRWANAYAGTILGTRVRDITGGFNLWRADALRAIDLASVDSAGYSFQVEMKYRALRRGFGVMEVPIHFEDRTVGESKMNLMVQLESIVMPWKLRLDARASARGSGARG
- a CDS encoding GtrA family protein, encoding MKFGVVGGSGVAVNLLVFNLLLHGFGSPPMTATVLASCVAMGTNYLGFRFFAYRDRASRTKRQIALFFVFSGIGVAMESVLFYAAYHGADMSGPIGSNIAKALSIVLASAFRFLVYRTWVFQHDARRH